The stretch of DNA TGGACGAACTGGAGTACGAGTTCGACGAGGTCGGGATCACGGGCTACCCGGAGGGTCACGACTTCATCTCCGACGAGGAACTGGCGGAGGCGATGGAGAAGAAAGCGCCCTACGCGACGTACATCGTGACGCAGCTGTGTTACGACTCCGACACCATCCTCGAGTGGATCGAAGACATCCGCGCCCGCGGGATCGATCTCCCCGTCGAGGTGGGGATTCCGGGCGTGATGAAGTACGAGAAGCTGATAAACATCTCTCGGAAAGTGGGCGTCGGCGACTCCGTGAAGTTCCTGCGGAAGACCACGGGAATCGTGGGCTTCATCAAGCAGTTCATCGGGTCGCGCGGGCGGTACAAGCCCGACGATCTGATCGAGGGGCTCGCCCCGTACGTCGACGACGAGACGTACAAACTCCAAGGGCTCCACATCTACACGTTCAATCAGACGTCCGACCTCGAATCCTGGCGGCAGAGCCGATTGAACGGCTAACAGGACTCCGCACGGCTGCGTTCCCCTCTCTTACTCTCTCCACCCAGACGCGCCACTAACCAGTCTCGCGTCTGTCGCGCGTCAGTTCGGGGCGAGACCGCACCGGCCACAGCCTATCGGACTCCTTTCACGTTGTGTCAGCAGATACCATTATCCGACGCTGGGCCCGAGACGCTAGCGTATGACGTATGAAACCGTCGCGGCGGTCGATCCCGCCGTCGCGGAGGCCCTCGAAGGCGAGCGGACGAGACAGAACGAGACGCTGGCGATGATCGCGAGCGAGAATCACGTCTCTGAGGCCGTGATGGAGGCTCAGAGTTCCGAACTCACGAACAACTACGCGGAAGGATATCCGGGGGAGCGGTACTACGCGGGCTGTGAGTACGCCGACGAGGTCGAGGAGTTGGCCATCGGGCGGGCCAAGGAGTTGTGGGGCGCCGAGCACGTGAACGTCCAGCCCCACTCTGGCTCGCAGGCGAATATGTCGGTCTACCTGGCGATGCTCGAACCCGGGGACAAAATCCTCTCGCTGGACCTCACCCACGGTGGGCACCTCTCGCACGGTCACCCCGCGAACTTCGCGGGGAAGACCTACGAGGTCGAACAGTACGAGGTCGACGAGGAGACGGGCTACGTCGATTACGAAGGGCTGGCGGAGACTGCCCACTCGTTCGATCCGGACATCATCGTCTCGGGGTACTCCGCGTACCCCCGCGAGGTCGAGTGGGAGCGCATTCAGGAGACCGCCGACGCCGTCGACGCGTACCACCTGGCGGACATCGCCCACATCACGGGCCTCGTCGCCGCCGGCGTGCACTCCTCGCCGGTCGGCGTGGCGGACTTCGTGACGGGGTCGACCCACAAGACCATCCGGGCGGGGCGCGGCGGGATCGTGATGTGCGACGCGGAACACGCCGATGCCATCGACGCCGCGGTCTTTCCCGGCGCGCAGGGCGGGCCGGCGATGCACAACGTCGCGGGCAAGGCCGTCGGGTTCGGCGAGGCCCTCTCCGACGACTTCCAGGCCTACGCCGAACAGACCGTCGCGAACGCCCAAGCGCTGGCCGATCAGCTTCAGGAGAACGGCTTCAGCCTGGTCTCCGGCGGCACCGACAACCACCTCCTCCTCGTGGACCTGCGGCCGTCGCACCCCGATACGACCGGCAAGACGGTCGAGTCGGCCCTGGAGTCCGTCGGAATCGTCCTGAACGCGAACACGGTCCCGGGCGAGACGCGCTCTGCGTTCGATCCCAGCGGCGTCCGGATCGGCACGCCCGGCGTCACGACCCGCGGGTTCACCGAGTCGACGTGCCGAGAGGTCGCGGACCTCATCGCGCGCGTCATCGAGGACCCCGAGAGCGAGGAGACGCGCTCGGCGGTCGCCTCGCGCGTCGACGAACTCACCGACGAGTATCCGCTGTACGAGTAGCGGCCGATCGGCGGTCTCCCATTCCTGTCAGGTAAGAACGATGACCTGGTTATAATTGTAACTACGATAAACAATTGTGTGGTATGTACCAGGTACTTGTGCCAGTCGACGACGACGAGAACAGGGCGCTCAACCAGGCGCGGTACGTGGCGAGCCTCCCGGACGCCGAATCGGAGGTCGAGGCCACTGTGCTGACCGTCGTCCCGCCGAGCAGTCTCGACACCGTCGACGACGTCACGTTCGACGAGTTCGGGGCGGCGGTTGGGGCCGCAGACCACCTCGAATCCAACGGCATCGCGGTGAACCGTCGCGTCGGCGACGGCGGCGTCGCGGCGGAAATCGCCAGGATCGCCGACGAACTCGACTGCGACGAGACAGTGATGGGCGGCCGGAAACGGTCCGGAATCTCACCGATCCTGCTCGGGAGTACCGTCCGCGAGGTCTTCGTCTCGACGGACCGCCCGGTCACGATCACCGGGACCGAGATGGTGATCGACGACGGGCCGCGAGAGCTGCTCCTGCCGGTCGATCGCAACGTCGAACGGGCGCGTCACCAAGGGGCCTACGTGAGCAGCCTCCCAGACGCCGCGAACGAGGTCTCCGTCACGGTGATGTACGTCTTCCCGCATCAGGACTACGCCGGCGCGCCGCCGCACGACTTCGAGGAGATCGGCGCGGCGGTTGCGGTTGCGGAGATGCTCGAAGAACGCGGTGTGTCCGTCGAGCGCGTCGCCGTGGGCGGCGAGGTGACCCGGAAGATCCTGGCGACCGCCGAGGACCGAGAGGCCGACGGGATCGTGATGGGCGGTCGCCGGCGTTCGGGCGTCCAGAAGGCGATCCTGGGGAGCATCGCGGAGGACGTGATGCTCTCGGCTGACCGGCCGGTGACGCTCACCGGATAGTCGCGCCGGTGGGCCCCAGCCCCTCGTTCCCGGCGGCCCCGTACGCCGTCGATACTGACGTGTAGCCGGTCCTGTCGCTTCTGTCGTTGCGGACGACCCTGTCGCTCCGGACGTTGCGGACGGTTGCGTCACGATCGACGCTCAGGACCTGCCCAGATCAAAAAATGGTACCGGTCACCGGAACTCGAACCCGGTCCAGCCGGCCGGGTTAGTTGTTCTGTTCGGCTTCCTTCTTCGCGCCGAGCTTGGCCTGCTCGCGGGCGCTCGGGTTGACGGATTCCTTGAACGGAACTTCCGCGACCGTCGCGAACACGGGCTCGCCCTCCTCTTCGGCGTACTCGTCGGGGAGGTGCACCTGGAACTCCAGGTCCAGATCGTCCTCGTAGATCTCGTCGTCGAGCGTCGCCTGCGCGGCATCCTGGAGCTTGTCGGCCGGAACGAACCCGAGGCCGATGTTCGTCTCGAGGTCCGGGTTCCACCACGGCGACGTCATGTACCCGCACTCCTCGCCCGTCTCCGGATCGGAGATGATCCAGAAGTCCGAGGCGTAATCGCGAATCGGTTCGCCGGCCATCTTCAGGCCGACGAGCTTGAGGTTGAACGGGTACTCGCCGCTCTCGATGAGTTCCTTCTGGCGTTCGAGCTCCTCTTTACCGATGTAGTCGCCCTCCTTGTCGTCGGGAACCTGGTAGCCCAGGTTGACCTGGAACGGCGAGGTCTCGTGGTCCATGTCCTGGCCCCACGAGAGGATCCCCGCGGCGATGCGGCGGTGGTGACCGGGGGCGATCTGCCGCCCGCCGTGGTCTTTGACGGTGTCGAGCACCGGGTCCCAGACGCGCTCGGCGTTCTCCATCGCGTCCTGGACGTAGATCTCGAAGCCCTTCTCGCCGGAGAAGCCGGTCTGACTCACGAGAACCTCGGCGCCGTTGATCTCGGCCTCCATCAGGCCGTAGTACGGAATCTCCGAGACTTCCTCGCCGACGACTTCCACCATCACGTCCTCGGAGCGCGGGCCCTGAATCTGCATCGGCGCGACGTCGATCTCGTCGATCTCGACGTCGAAGTCCATCCCGACGTTGACGCCCTGCAGCCACTGCATCAGCGTCGAGTCCGAGATAGAGAACCAGAACTCGTCGTCCTCGACGCGCAGGAGGATCGGGTCGTTGAGAATGCCGCCGTCCTCGTTGCAGAGGATGACGTACTTGCCCTTCATCGTCTCGATCTCGGTCGCGTCACGCGTGATGACGTAGTCGGTGAGCGCCTCCGCGTCGGGTCCCTTCACGCGGATCTGGCGCTCGACAGCGACGTCCCACAGGGTTACCGTGTTCGTCAGCGCCTCGTACTCGGCCATCGCCCCGCCGTCTTCCGGCTCGACGAGACCGCGCGGGTGGTAGATGCGGTTATACACCGAACATCGCCACGCTCCCTCCTCGTTGAACGATTTATGGAAGAAGGGAGACTTTCGAACGCGCGTCGAGACCAGCATCTGGATCCCCGGATCCCCGGTCTGTCGGAGGTTCCGCGGGAGTGTTCTATCGGATTGGTCGATACTCGGGTGGTTTGGATGATCGTAGTCCCCTGACATCCTATGAAAGATGCTCTCATACCCAAATAAAATGTACCCCTGAAAGTACCGTGCCTTTATCCGGACGACCGGGGTGGGAGTCGGCTCCCTGCGTGCTAGATCAGTGCATACCGCGCATCGTTTATCTCCTTCCGCCCCGAATCGGGCATATGAATCCGTCTCGACCCGCTCCCGGTCCGGACGCCGCTCGCGCGTTCCGGCTCGGCATCTTCGCGGGTGCGATTATCGGCCTCGTCGTCGCGGTCGTGTTGTACTGGTACGGCACCTTGACCCTGTTCGCCTTCGGGTACGTTCTCCTCCTCCTGTATCCGGTGTACCTTGTCCTGGTGGCAACCGCGCTCAGCGTGTGGCTCGGCTACGACAAAGACGTCACCTCGCTCCGACCGGTCTACCGCACGGAGCGCTAGTCGGCTCCCTCGTCTGACCTCGGACTCCCGACTCGTTCTCGGATCCGCTCGTGCAAACGATGCCGACAAGCGGTACTGTAAGATGCCGACAAGCGGTACTGTAATCACGACTCGTTTCCTGGTAGTTCGGTAATGGCTCGTCTCGAACGGCTCCGGGTGTTCCCCGTGAAGGGACTCGCCGGCATCGACGTCCAGGCCGCCGACGTCCTCGACGGCGGGACCCTCGACGGTGACCGGGAGTTCGCCCTCTTCGATCCCGAGGGGGACGTGGTGAACGGCAAGCGCACGCAGCGAGTGCACGAACTCGCGACCGACTACGACCCGGAGACCGGGACGCTCGTCGTCGAGACACCGGCGGGCGAAAGCGGGGAGTTCGTCCTCCCGCGGGAACGTCAGCGCGCCGCGGCGTGGTTCGGCGACTTCTTCGGTCTCGATCTCACGCTCGAACGCGACGCTCGCCGCGGATTCGTCGACCGTCGCGAAATGGGCCCCTCGGTGGTCAGCACGGCCACGCTCGAAACGATCGCCGGCTGGTTCGAGGATCTCTCCGTCGATGGGGCGCGTCGCCGCCTGCGGGCCAACATCGAGGTCTCCGGCGTCCCGGCGTTCTGGGAGGATCGGTTCGTCGGCGACGACGCGCCGGCGGTCGAGATCGGCGACGTCCGCCTCGAGGGCGTCACGCCATGCGGGCGGTGCGTCGTCCCCGGACGCGACCCCGACACCGGTGCGGTCACGCCCGACTTTCGCGCGCGGTTCGTCGAGCGGCGCCGCGAGACGTTCCCCGAGTGGGCGGACGCGGACGCGTTCGATCACTTCTTCACGGCGATGCTCATCGCAGAGGTTCCCGAGGCGGACCGCGGACGCCGACTTCGGGTCGGCGACCCGGTGACTGTCCTCGACGCGTAGTCCGTTCCAGATTCGGTTTCGGATCCGGGTGATCGGGGTCGACAGCTCGCGATTGGGGCCTCGAACGCTCGGAGCCTCCCGCACCGCCGTGGGCACTGACAGCTCCCGTGGCATACTGAGCCACGGCCGGATCGACGGCGACGCGTCACCGTCGGGTCAGCGTTACTTCCAGGGGGTGCCCACGACTTCGGCCTGGATGTCGTGGCCGACGCGGACCCGACAGTCCGTCTCCGGCGTCGCGATACAGAGCAGGACGTATCCCGCTTCGAGCGCCCGGTCTTTCAGGGCTCGCGGCGACCGCCGGTGTGTCATCTCGCCCTCCAGCAGTTCGGCGACGCAGGTCCCGCAGGCCCCGTACAGACAGCCGTACGGGACGGCAACCTCGGCGGCTTCGGCGGCGTCGACCACGGTCTCGTCGCTCCCGGTGCGAATCGTCTCGCTCCGCCCGCTCGACCAGCAGAGTTCGACAGCGTGCGTTCCCCCGTCGGCGACGACCATTCACTGCCAGACGTCGCTGGTGCAGTCGCCGCCGGGCCAGCGGATCTCGTGGGCGCGCGCCGGTCCGCCGGGCGCGTCACCGAAGTCGACGAGGAACTCCTCGTCCAGTTCCATCCGCCCCTCCTCGGGGTAGACGTCCGCCTTCAGCATCAGCGATCCCTCCTCGGCGATCTCCGGGAAGAACTGGTTGTCCCACGAGGAGAACAGCGAGGTCGTCCAGTAGAGCCGCCGGCCGTCGCGCGAGAGCTGCAGCATCTGTGGTGCGCCGCGGATCTCGGTACCCCTCACCTCCTGTCGATCGCCGAACAGCCCGCCGGCCCAGATCTGATCGACGAGCCGGGGGTTTGCGGAGTCGCTCACGTCGTACATCCGCACGTCGCCGTGGAGCCAGTTCGAGAAGAAGAGGTACTGGTCGTCGAGCGATAGGAGGATGTCCGTGATCAGCGGCGGGACGGGCATCTCCCAGTCTTCGTGTTCGCGGGCATCTTCGTCGATGACGACGTCCCAGTCCCAGCTGCCGTCGTCCCGCTCGTAGAAGCGGATGATGTTCGAAGACAGGGCCGCGCCGACGTAGCCCTGCGTCTCCTCGGGGTTGTGGCTCATCCGGACTTCCAGTGGGATCCGGCCCTGGTCGCCGAACTCCAGCGTCTGGACGTGATCGCGGCCCTCCCAGGACCAGACGTGGATGCTGTTTCCGTACTTGCCCGCTTCGACATCGTCGAGGTCGAATCCCGGATAGTAGGTGTTCGGCGCGGCCCACTCGCTGGAGATAAGGACGTCGTGTCGCGGCTGATACCAGTAGTCGTAGTTCATCTCCATCTCGCCGCGGTCGGCCTCCCAGCGACCCTCGATGCTGAAGTCCTCTTGGTCGAGTTGCAGGAAGCCGCCGGGGAGTTCGCCCTCGGCGTCGCCGAGCATGCTGATGACGATCTTGCCGCCGGGCACGCAGTGGACGGTGTGGGGCGCTGAGAGGTCGTACTCGAACACTTCCTCGGGTTCGATGACCTTCACCATCTCGGGGTCGCGCGGGTCCTCCGCGTCGATGATGTGGATGCGCGAAGAGCGCTGCCCGGGGACGACGAGGTACTGGCGAGACAGCCCTTCGGCGTGGCACGACGACGAGCAGGCGTTCCAGCCGAAGTGGTGGAGCTCGTCGCCCTTGTTCGGCATCTCGATCGTGTCGATGAGGTCGCTGTACGTGTCCGACGCCGGATCGAGGTCGACGACGCCGACGAAGTCGGGGCCGTCGTTCGCCATTCCGACTCGGGGTGCCATCACGTACGCGGTCTGCTCCCGCCCGCCTTCGGTCCGCATCGCGGCGGGCGTCGAATAGCCCGGCCCCTCGACTTCGTGGTGGTCGTGGCTACTGTGTTCCGACTGAGTCGACGGTTTGTCAGTACTCATCCCTCCGTCTTCTTTCGAGTCCAATGAATTAATATTATGTTTATTATTCAATCAATTTCGTGTTCGGAAAGAAACGCCGGACAACGTCTCTTGTGCCGTGACGACGGTATTCCTCGACGGCCTCGAAGCAACGCGACGCCAAGATCGGCCCGCGAGACGTCGACGGCGCCCGGCGATCCGCGGTGGCGTCGCTGCCGCTTGCGGCGACGGTGCGCAAGCCCTGCAAGACGGCGGGCTCCTCCCGGCAGACCTCGGTCGCGCTCGGGTAGGGAATCGTTGACCGCGAGCCGTCCGGTGAGTTCGCGTCGAAAGGCGTTACTCCCGCTCTCGCTCGGCGATGGTCGCCGCGATGAGGTTCCGCATGCCGCGGCGGAGCCGCCCGCTCATCGCCGTCGAGGAGAGATCCATCTCCTCGGCGACTTCGCTGAGCGAGATGTCCCGCGGCTCGTTGAAGTAGCCCTCCGAGAACGCCAGCTGGAGCGCCGCCCGCTGTTCGTCGGTGAGGCCGTACGAGGACTCGCCGCCGGCGTCCTCGTTGCTGTAGATCTCGATGATGTCCAGCTCCATCTCGTTCTCGATCGCGTACTCCCAGATGGCGTTGAGCGCGGCCCGGTCGGGCAGCAATAGGTGAACTAACCACCCACCGTCTTTCGTCTCCGTGTGGACGAGGAACCCGTTCTGCTCGGTCACCACGCTGCTAATCAGGATCGTCTCCGGCGTGTGTTCGATGTAGTAGATCGCGGTGTCGCCGGTTCGATCGATCAACTCGAACTGCTCGACAGTGACGTCGGCTTCGAGCATCGATTCGAGTTCGTCGTGATCGTCGTACTCGATCAGGAACGGAAAGTACGTCGACCCCGGATCGGTCGTCCCCTGGGTGATCACGCGGATGCTGACACCGTCGAGGTTCTGTAACGTCGGAACGAGTGCGAGGTGTTCGTGTCGGATGTGTACCTTTGCTGTGATCGACATAGTTCGTGACCCTTCTTTCAGCCGTCGACTCCTCGGTGTCGCGGTCGATCCCGACGGGCCCGCCGTCACCGTGCGGCCCGCAACCCGATCGAGTCGAGCGATACGCACCGGTCTCCTACCGGCCAATAGTGTCTATCGGTTTACTGCGATCCGAGCGTATCTTAGCCTGTCGATTGCCCGGCGGAGACCACGAGGAATACGGCCGAGGGAGGATCGGAACCGGGCGCTCCCCTACGCCGACGTGGCGTCGACCTCGGCTCGCCCGCCAGCCGACTCCGCTTCGCGCCGGTTCTTGGCGACGAGTACCACGAAGAGGACGAAACCGACGCCACGCAGCGCGAGGTCGAGCAACAGCGCGTCGACCGAGACCGCCACGCCCACCAGTCCGAGCAGGTCGAAGACAGTCTCCGAGAGCAGCCGCGGCGCCATAAGCAGGAGCGAACTGACCGCGAACCCGGTCCGTTCGGTCCGGTTCACGCGTCCGTAGAGCGTCCCGATAACGGTCGCGCCGAGAGCGACGACGCCCAGGAAGACGCCGACGACGGGGATCAGGATCTCCGGAATCGAGTAGGAGAGCTCCGCCAGATCCGCGAAGTTGACGACGCGGTACTGATCGCGGATCGGCAACTCGGCGGCGTTCTCCTTCTGCCGGAGTAAGACGATCCCGGGGGCGAGCACGAACGCGAAGGGGACGATCGCCTTGTTCAGCGACAGCGAGAACGCCTTTACGCCCGTCTCGAAGGGATCGGACTTCGCGACCCCGCTGGCGGCGTAGGCGGCGACCGCGACGGGGGGAGTGATGTCGGCGATGACGCCGAAGTAGAGGATGAACAGGTGCGCGGCCAGGAGCGGGATCCCGAACTCGACCAGCGGCGTCGCGAGCATCGAGATGAGGATGATGTACGTGACGGTGGTGGGCATCCCCATCCCGAGGATGATGCTCGCGACGGCGGTCACGAGCAGCATCACCACGATGGACCCGCCCGAGAGCGCCAAGAGGAGCGAGGTGAGGTTCGGTCCCAGTCCGGAGACGCTGATGACACCGGGGATGATGCCCGCCGCGGCGACGGCGACGACGACCGGGACCGCCGTGCGCGCGCCCTCCTCCATCGATTTGACGACGAACGTCCCGACGCGGAACAGTTGGTTCTCGCCGAGATCCTGCCCGCCCCGACTGCCGGCAGATTCGGCGGCCTCCTGGACCGTGGGGTTGAGATCGAGGACCTTCGACTGCACGTCGGTGTACACGAGCATCGTCACCGCGCCGGCCAGCATCGCGTACCAGCCGATCCGTGGGAACACGATCGAGGCCGCCTCGGCCAGGGGGATGCCGGCCCCGCCGTTCCCGGCGATGAGTCCGGTGACGGCCACGCCGGTCAGGACGTAGCTCGCCAGTTCGACGCCGACGATGGCCGCGATCGATCCGAGCAGGAACGTCCGGGTCTTCTCGCTGTAAGCCGCGATGAACGTGATGAGCGCGACGAGGGCGACGAGCGTGAACCACGCGGAGCGGGAGACCGACAGTCGTTCGATGATGAGGTAATACAGCAGCAGGAAGATCGGCACGAGGTAGAACCACCCCTTCTTCATGTGTTCCACCATCGAGGCGGTCTCCTCGAGTCCGCCGATCCCCTCCTGGACCGCCTTGAAGTGAACCATCACCCAGACGCCGAAGAAGAACACGACCGCCGGCACCGTCGCCAGGATGATGATCTCCCGGAACGGGGTCGCGGTGTACTGCACCATCAGGAACGCGGCCGCCCCCATCACCGGCGGGAGGATCTGCCCGCCCGACGAGGCCGAGGACTCGACCGCGCCGGAGAACTCCGGCGAGTAGCCCGACCGCTTCATCAGCGGAATCGTGAACGCGCCCGTGGTGACCGTGTTCGCGATCGACGACCCCGAGATCGTTCCCATGAACCCGCTCGCGAGGATGCTCGCCTTCGCGGGGCCGCCCTTCCGCTTGCCCGTGGCGGCGTAGGCGAGGTCGATGAACCACTGGCCCGCGCCGCTCATCTCCAGGAACGAGCCGAACAGGATGAAGATGTAAATGAAGCTGACAGACACCGTGACCGGGATCCCGAACACACCGTTCTCGGTGTTGTACCAGAGGTTCTGGACGATGTCGGGCCAGGTGAGCTCGGGGATCGCGAGCAGGCCGAGGAACGGCGTACCGGTGCTGATGAGATAGCCCCAACGCGCGTAGACGATGAACGTGGCGACGATGAGCATCAGCGGGAGCCCGAGCGTCCGGCGGGTGGCTTCGAGCACCAGGAGCACCCCGACGACGCCCAGGATCATCGCGTACGAGTACTCGCTGATGAAGGGAACGCCGCCGAGGATCGGTTCGAGGAACGTGTAAATCTCGGTGACCGGACGGCCGGATTCGAGGCCGAACACGCGCATGTCCTGGATCTCGGAGAACTCCATGAGGAAGTACAGCGCCGAGAGCGCGGCGGCGATCATACTGAGCACGTCGAAGGGGGTGACGCGACTTCGATCGGGGTCGACGAACGCCCAGCGGAACGCCCGTCGGAACCCGTCGAATGCGCTCGCGAGCGGATTGTCGGCACCGAACGCCTCCTCGCCGGCGTCGGCGAGGCGTCCCAGATTCCGGGCGACGACCCCATCGCCCATACTGGCGGGGAACATCAGGAAGGTGAGCACGAGCGCGAACGCGACGTGGATCGCGTTGGCCTGCAGGAGCTGCAGCGACACCTGAAAGTTCTCGACGAACGGGAGCGGGATCGTGAACGTGAAGCTCCGCGCCGCCAGCGCCAGTTGGAACAGCGAGAAACTGATCCCGATCACGGCGACCGCGAGGGCGGCCAGCCCTTTCAACGAACGCCGGCGCTCGATCTCCTCGATGAGCTCTTCGGCTTCCTCCCTGGATATTTCCTCTTCGACACCCTCTGCGCCGTCTGTTTCGTTATTCGTGCTCATAGGAA from Halobellus litoreus encodes:
- a CDS encoding helix-turn-helix domain-containing protein; protein product: MSITAKVHIRHEHLALVPTLQNLDGVSIRVITQGTTDPGSTYFPFLIEYDDHDELESMLEADVTVEQFELIDRTGDTAIYYIEHTPETILISSVVTEQNGFLVHTETKDGGWLVHLLLPDRAALNAIWEYAIENEMELDIIEIYSNEDAGGESSYGLTDEQRAALQLAFSEGYFNEPRDISLSEVAEEMDLSSTAMSGRLRRGMRNLIAATIAERERE
- a CDS encoding MOSC domain-containing protein; this translates as MARLERLRVFPVKGLAGIDVQAADVLDGGTLDGDREFALFDPEGDVVNGKRTQRVHELATDYDPETGTLVVETPAGESGEFVLPRERQRAAAWFGDFFGLDLTLERDARRGFVDRREMGPSVVSTATLETIAGWFEDLSVDGARRRLRANIEVSGVPAFWEDRFVGDDAPAVEIGDVRLEGVTPCGRCVVPGRDPDTGAVTPDFRARFVERRRETFPEWADADAFDHFFTAMLIAEVPEADRGRRLRVGDPVTVLDA
- a CDS encoding aminomethyltransferase family protein, with translation MSGDYDHPNHPSIDQSDRTLPRNLRQTGDPGIQMLVSTRVRKSPFFHKSFNEEGAWRCSVYNRIYHPRGLVEPEDGGAMAEYEALTNTVTLWDVAVERQIRVKGPDAEALTDYVITRDATEIETMKGKYVILCNEDGGILNDPILLRVEDDEFWFSISDSTLMQWLQGVNVGMDFDVEIDEIDVAPMQIQGPRSEDVMVEVVGEEVSEIPYYGLMEAEINGAEVLVSQTGFSGEKGFEIYVQDAMENAERVWDPVLDTVKDHGGRQIAPGHHRRIAAGILSWGQDMDHETSPFQVNLGYQVPDDKEGDYIGKEELERQKELIESGEYPFNLKLVGLKMAGEPIRDYASDFWIISDPETGEECGYMTSPWWNPDLETNIGLGFVPADKLQDAAQATLDDEIYEDDLDLEFQVHLPDEYAEEEGEPVFATVAEVPFKESVNPSAREQAKLGAKKEAEQNN
- a CDS encoding methylenetetrahydrofolate reductase produces the protein MSVGTQRGVADGVTQLLNTARFELMPFDSFEGELSELPAGATVAITTSPQLGIDRTVEKCEEAAEAGYEVVPHIAARYIEGPEELEEIARRLTEAGITDIFVPGGDKEEAVGEFESAYDLLVALDELEYEFDEVGITGYPEGHDFISDEELAEAMEKKAPYATYIVTQLCYDSDTILEWIEDIRARGIDLPVEVGIPGVMKYEKLINISRKVGVGDSVKFLRKTTGIVGFIKQFIGSRGRYKPDDLIEGLAPYVDDETYKLQGLHIYTFNQTSDLESWRQSRLNG
- the glyA gene encoding serine hydroxymethyltransferase; this translates as MTYETVAAVDPAVAEALEGERTRQNETLAMIASENHVSEAVMEAQSSELTNNYAEGYPGERYYAGCEYADEVEELAIGRAKELWGAEHVNVQPHSGSQANMSVYLAMLEPGDKILSLDLTHGGHLSHGHPANFAGKTYEVEQYEVDEETGYVDYEGLAETAHSFDPDIIVSGYSAYPREVEWERIQETADAVDAYHLADIAHITGLVAAGVHSSPVGVADFVTGSTHKTIRAGRGGIVMCDAEHADAIDAAVFPGAQGGPAMHNVAGKAVGFGEALSDDFQAYAEQTVANAQALADQLQENGFSLVSGGTDNHLLLVDLRPSHPDTTGKTVESALESVGIVLNANTVPGETRSAFDPSGVRIGTPGVTTRGFTESTCREVADLIARVIEDPESEETRSAVASRVDELTDEYPLYE
- a CDS encoding universal stress protein, translated to MYQVLVPVDDDENRALNQARYVASLPDAESEVEATVLTVVPPSSLDTVDDVTFDEFGAAVGAADHLESNGIAVNRRVGDGGVAAEIARIADELDCDETVMGGRKRSGISPILLGSTVREVFVSTDRPVTITGTEMVIDDGPRELLLPVDRNVERARHQGAYVSSLPDAANEVSVTVMYVFPHQDYAGAPPHDFEEIGAAVAVAEMLEERGVSVERVAVGGEVTRKILATAEDREADGIVMGGRRRSGVQKAILGSIAEDVMLSADRPVTLTG
- a CDS encoding TRAP transporter permease — its product is MSTNNETDGAEGVEEEISREEAEELIEEIERRRSLKGLAALAVAVIGISFSLFQLALAARSFTFTIPLPFVENFQVSLQLLQANAIHVAFALVLTFLMFPASMGDGVVARNLGRLADAGEEAFGADNPLASAFDGFRRAFRWAFVDPDRSRVTPFDVLSMIAAALSALYFLMEFSEIQDMRVFGLESGRPVTEIYTFLEPILGGVPFISEYSYAMILGVVGVLLVLEATRRTLGLPLMLIVATFIVYARWGYLISTGTPFLGLLAIPELTWPDIVQNLWYNTENGVFGIPVTVSVSFIYIFILFGSFLEMSGAGQWFIDLAYAATGKRKGGPAKASILASGFMGTISGSSIANTVTTGAFTIPLMKRSGYSPEFSGAVESSASSGGQILPPVMGAAAFLMVQYTATPFREIIILATVPAVVFFFGVWVMVHFKAVQEGIGGLEETASMVEHMKKGWFYLVPIFLLLYYLIIERLSVSRSAWFTLVALVALITFIAAYSEKTRTFLLGSIAAIVGVELASYVLTGVAVTGLIAGNGGAGIPLAEAASIVFPRIGWYAMLAGAVTMLVYTDVQSKVLDLNPTVQEAAESAGSRGGQDLGENQLFRVGTFVVKSMEEGARTAVPVVVAVAAAGIIPGVISVSGLGPNLTSLLLALSGGSIVVMLLVTAVASIILGMGMPTTVTYIILISMLATPLVEFGIPLLAAHLFILYFGVIADITPPVAVAAYAASGVAKSDPFETGVKAFSLSLNKAIVPFAFVLAPGIVLLRQKENAAELPIRDQYRVVNFADLAELSYSIPEILIPVVGVFLGVVALGATVIGTLYGRVNRTERTGFAVSSLLLMAPRLLSETVFDLLGLVGVAVSVDALLLDLALRGVGFVLFVVLVAKNRREAESAGGRAEVDATSA
- a CDS encoding 2Fe-2S iron-sulfur cluster-binding protein codes for the protein MVVADGGTHAVELCWSSGRSETIRTGSDETVVDAAEAAEVAVPYGCLYGACGTCVAELLEGEMTHRRSPRALKDRALEAGYVLLCIATPETDCRVRVGHDIQAEVVGTPWK
- a CDS encoding selenium-binding family protein gives rise to the protein MSTDKPSTQSEHSSHDHHEVEGPGYSTPAAMRTEGGREQTAYVMAPRVGMANDGPDFVGVVDLDPASDTYSDLIDTIEMPNKGDELHHFGWNACSSSCHAEGLSRQYLVVPGQRSSRIHIIDAEDPRDPEMVKVIEPEEVFEYDLSAPHTVHCVPGGKIVISMLGDAEGELPGGFLQLDQEDFSIEGRWEADRGEMEMNYDYWYQPRHDVLISSEWAAPNTYYPGFDLDDVEAGKYGNSIHVWSWEGRDHVQTLEFGDQGRIPLEVRMSHNPEETQGYVGAALSSNIIRFYERDDGSWDWDVVIDEDAREHEDWEMPVPPLITDILLSLDDQYLFFSNWLHGDVRMYDVSDSANPRLVDQIWAGGLFGDRQEVRGTEIRGAPQMLQLSRDGRRLYWTTSLFSSWDNQFFPEIAEEGSLMLKADVYPEEGRMELDEEFLVDFGDAPGGPARAHEIRWPGGDCTSDVWQ